Below is a window of Flavobacterium cyclinae DNA.
ATTTTAGGTCATGTTTTGTATGAAAGTGGAGTAGATGTAACGGCTTTTTTAGGTGGAATCGTGGAGAATTACAATTCTAACTTAATCGGTTCAGGAAAAATGGTTACAGTGGTGGAAGCGGATGAATTTGATCGTTCGTTCTTGCATTTGCATCCTAACGTTTCTTGTGTAACGTCAATGGATGCCGACCATTTAGATATTTATGGTGATGCAGCAAGTATTGAAGAATCATTCAGAGAATTCGCAGCTAAAACGACAAGGGAAAATTTATATGTAATCAAAGGATTACCATTAGAAGGAAATACTATCGGAGTTAACAACAATGCTGATTTTTCAGCTCAAAACATCCGAATTGAAAACGGATTTTATGTTTTCGATGTAAAAACACCAACGGAAGTGGTTCAAAATGTGAAATTTGGTTTGCCAGGGCATCACAATTTGACAAACGCCTTATTAGCTTTTGCAATGGCAAAATCGTATGGTGTTTCCAATGAGAAAATCATTGCTGCTTTAGCAAGTTTTAAAGGAGTAAGAAGACGTTTTTCGTTTCAAATTAGAGAAGAAAAATTGGTTTATATTGATGATTATGCACATCATCCAACCGAAATTAACGCGGTGCATCAGGCGGTTCGTGAATTGTATCCAGGTAAAAAAATCATCGCTGCTTTTCAACCGCATTTGTTCAGTAGAACAAAAGATTTTGTAGATGGTTTTGCAGAAAGTTTAAGTCAATTCGACGAGATTTTATTGTTGGAAATTTATCCGGCTCGCGAATTGCCAATGGAAGGTGTAAATTCTACTTGGTTGTTGAATAAAATTAACAATCCGAATAAGAAATTAGTCAGCAAAGAGGAGCTGTTCACGGCTTTTGAAAATTCCGATGCGGATGTGTTTGTAACTATTGGAGCAGGCGACATAGGTGAATTGGTAAAAGATCTAAAAAAAGCGCTTCATGAGAAGAATTAATTGGCATACTATTCGATTGGTGTTAATCATTTTTGCTATGATTTTCTTGTACTCTTTTTCGTCAAAGCGAAATAGTCAGCGTAAAATCAGTAAGATAGATATCAAATTTGATTCAGAGGAAAACATGTTTTTAACAAATGATATGGTTAATAACTTGTTAATACAAAATTTTGGAGGTGCTTCAACAATTCAAAAAGATAAGTTAGATTTGAATACTTTAGAGGCTGTACTCGATGATCACGAGATGATTGAAAAAGCACAAGTTTTTTCAACAATAGACGGATTTCTAAATACGCGTATTACTCAAAAGACCCCAATCGTAAGAGTTATTACTGATTCAGACAGTTATTACCTTGATTCAAAAGGAGATAGAATGTCGTTATCGGAAAATTTTTCAGCACGAGTTCCGCTGGTTGTCGGCGCAATAAGTGAAGAAAATTGTAAGCCATATTTGAAATTGTTTAACGAAATCAAAAAAGATGATTTCTTAAGCAAAAACATTACGGCAGCACAAATTATGCCTTCTGGAAACGTAATTTTAACGAACAGAAGTTATGATTATAAAATAGTGTTTGGGAAACCAATGAATGTAGAAAGAAAGTTTAAAAATTATAAAGCTTTTTTTCATCATGCAATAAAAGACACATTGATAAAAAATTATAAAGAAATAAACTTGATGTTTATACAACAAGTGGTTTGTAAGAAATAAGTATAGTTATGAACAAAGACAACATTGCAGTAGGATTAGATATTGGTACAACTAAGATTGTAGCAATGATAGGGAAGAAGAATGAATATGGTAAGCTTGAGATTCTCGGAGTAGGAAAATCAAAAAGCTTAGGTGTTCATCGTGGTGTTGTGAATAATATTACACAAACTATTCAGTCAATTCAACAAGCGGTTGCTGAAGCTGAAAACGATTCAGGTTACAAAATTAATGATGTTGTAGTCGGTATTGCAGGTCAGCATATTCGTAGTATCCAACATAGTGATTACATCAGTCGCCCAAATGCAGAAGAAGTAATTGGTGATGCTGATATCGATACGTTAATTGGACAAGTGCACAAATTAGCAATGTTGCCAGGTGAAGAAATAATTCACGTGTTGCCACAAGAATTCAAAATCGATGGTCAAGCCGAAATTAAAGAACCTATCGGAATGTACGGTGGAAGATTAGAATCTAGCTTTCATGTGGTAGTTGGTCAAGCAGCTTCGATTCGAAATTTAGGAAGATGTGTTAAAAGTGCTGGTTTAGAATTGTCGGGATTAACATTAGAGCCATTAGCTTCGGCTGATGCAGTTTTAAGTCAAGAAGAAAAAGAAGCAGGAGTTGCTTTGATAGATATAGGTGGTGGAACAACTGATTTAGCCATTTTTAAAGATGGAATCATTCGTCATACAGCAGTAATTCCTTTCGGAGGAAACGTGATTACGGAAGATATTAAAGAAGGATGTTCAATCATCGAAAAACAAGCCGAGTTATTAAAAACTCGTTTTGGTTCAGCTTGGCCTGGAGAAAATAAAGATAACGAAATCGTTTCGATTCCTGGATTAAGAGGTAGAGAACCAAAAGAAATTTCGCTTAAAAACTTGTCTAAAATTATTCACGCTAGAGTTGTGGAAATTATTGAACAAGTATATGCTGAAATCAAATTATACGGACACGAAGATCCTAAGAAAAAACTAATTGCAGGTATTGTATTAACAGGTGGTGGAGCACAATTGCAACACATCAAACAGCTAGTGGAATATATTACAGGAATGGATACAAGAATTGGTTATCCAAACGAGCATTTAGCAGGAGATTCAGACGAAGAATTGTCAAGTCCATTATATGCTACAGCTGTGGGATTAGTAATGAACAGTATTCGAAACAATACAAAAAGTGCTACTCCGTTTGTAGAAATGAAAAAAGAAGAACCAGTAGTGGTTCGCTCTCAAGTAGTGGTTGAAGAGCCAGTTATTGAGGAAGAAAAAGAGGAGCCAAAAGCAACTCAACCTATCAAACACGAAACAACTGATGATAAAATCAAACGTTCGTTTTTTGATAAATACATTGATAAGATTAAAGAATTTTTAGATAACGCAGAATAAAAGGAGATACTATGTCAGAATTTGGAAACATTTCATTCGATTTACCAAAAAACCAATCTAATGTAATCAAAGTGATTGGTGTAGGTGGTGGAGGTAGCAATGCCATCAACCACATGTTTAAACAAGGTATTAAAGGTGTTGATTTTGTAGTTTGTAATACTGATTCTCAGGCATTACAAAACAGTCCTGTGCCAAATAAAATTCAGTTAGGGGTAAGCTTAACAGAAGGTTTAGGTGCTGGTGCTAATCCTGAAGTAGGTCAACAATCTGCTATTGAAAGTATTGCCGAAATTGAAAAAATGTTAGACAGCAACACCAAAATGGTTTTCATCACCGCAGGAATGGGTGGAGGAACTGGTACGGGTGCGGCTCCTGTAATTGCGCAATTAGCAAAAGAACGTGACATTTTAACGGTAGGTATTGTTACGATTCCTTTTCAATTTGAAGGAAAAGTTCGCTCTGAGCAAGCGTTAGCCGGAGTAGAACGTTTACGTAAACAAGTAGATTCTTTAGTTGTTATCAATAATAATAAATTACGTGAAGTATACGGAAACTTAGGTTTCAAAGCAGGTTTCTCTAAAGCTGATGAAGTGTTATCTACGGCTTCAAGAGGAATTGCTGAAGTAATTACACACCACTATACTCAAAATATCGACCTTAAAGATGCTAAAACAGTATTATCAAACAGTGGTACTGCTATTATGGGTTCTGCAACTGCGTCTGGACCTGAAAGAGCAAAACAGGCGATTATGAGTGCTTTAGATTCTCCTTTATTAAATGATAATAAAATTACAGGTGCTAAAAACGTATTGTTATTAATCGTTTCAGGAACTGACGAAGCTAACGAAATTACAATTGATGAAATCGGTGAAATCAACGACTTCATTCAGTCGGAAGCAGGTTACAATGCGAACATCATTATGGGAGTTGGTGAAGAAGAAGCTTTAGGAGAAGCTATTTCGGTAACTGTTATTGCTACAGGTTTCAATGTAGAGCAACAAGCTGAAATCGTAAACACAGAACCTAAAAAAATTATTCATTCGTTAGAAGATGAGCAAAAAATTGTTCACGAATTAATGAATAAAACAGCTTCAAATATTACAGTAAATAACCCAATTTTCGAAACTCCAAAAGTAGAAGAAGTTAAAGCGGATATCATCAATCCTATTTGTGATGAAGTGGTAGAAGAAAAAATTGTTTTCACTTTAGAGGAAGAAGTTGAAGAACCAAAGTTTGAAATTCACACTCCGGTTGCTCCAGCTATGGATTTGGTTCCAACATCTGAATTGATTAAAAATATTGATGTAACATTTGAAGTAATTACACCAAATGTAGCACCAACATTCGAAATCATTACGCCACAAATCAGAGAAATCGAAGTAAAAGATCCTGAGTTTGTTGTGGCTAAAGAAGAAGAAATTAGTTTTTCATTAGATTTATTTGCTACAAAAGAAGAAGTTAAAGAAGTAACTCAGCAAGATACAATTGTTTTCGAATTAACTCCAGAAACACGTCAAATGGAAGTGAAAGATCCAATCAACGTGGTTCCGGTTACAGAAGTAAATCAAAACGGAATAATCAAATATTCATTAGAAGATTATTTAGAAAAAGAAAACGAATTAGTAGCGTCAAAACCTGTGGAAGTGGTTAACGAACCTCTAGATGAAGAATTAAACTTCACTATGAAAACCAATACTCCAAAAGTTGAAGATACA
It encodes the following:
- the murC gene encoding UDP-N-acetylmuramate--L-alanine ligase, with protein sequence MNLNQIHNVYFIGIGGIGMSALARYFQYIGKKVVGYDKTPTQLTDELQAIGLEIHFEDNISLIPTDFYVENTLVIVTPAVPVSHSEWNYFIERGFTIKKRAEVLGIITKDTYCFAVAGTHGKTTTSSILGHVLYESGVDVTAFLGGIVENYNSNLIGSGKMVTVVEADEFDRSFLHLHPNVSCVTSMDADHLDIYGDAASIEESFREFAAKTTRENLYVIKGLPLEGNTIGVNNNADFSAQNIRIENGFYVFDVKTPTEVVQNVKFGLPGHHNLTNALLAFAMAKSYGVSNEKIIAALASFKGVRRRFSFQIREEKLVYIDDYAHHPTEINAVHQAVRELYPGKKIIAAFQPHLFSRTKDFVDGFAESLSQFDEILLLEIYPARELPMEGVNSTWLLNKINNPNKKLVSKEELFTAFENSDADVFVTIGAGDIGELVKDLKKALHEKN
- a CDS encoding cell division protein FtsQ/DivIB, translating into MRRINWHTIRLVLIIFAMIFLYSFSSKRNSQRKISKIDIKFDSEENMFLTNDMVNNLLIQNFGGASTIQKDKLDLNTLEAVLDDHEMIEKAQVFSTIDGFLNTRITQKTPIVRVITDSDSYYLDSKGDRMSLSENFSARVPLVVGAISEENCKPYLKLFNEIKKDDFLSKNITAAQIMPSGNVILTNRSYDYKIVFGKPMNVERKFKNYKAFFHHAIKDTLIKNYKEINLMFIQQVVCKK
- the ftsA gene encoding cell division protein FtsA, which codes for MNKDNIAVGLDIGTTKIVAMIGKKNEYGKLEILGVGKSKSLGVHRGVVNNITQTIQSIQQAVAEAENDSGYKINDVVVGIAGQHIRSIQHSDYISRPNAEEVIGDADIDTLIGQVHKLAMLPGEEIIHVLPQEFKIDGQAEIKEPIGMYGGRLESSFHVVVGQAASIRNLGRCVKSAGLELSGLTLEPLASADAVLSQEEKEAGVALIDIGGGTTDLAIFKDGIIRHTAVIPFGGNVITEDIKEGCSIIEKQAELLKTRFGSAWPGENKDNEIVSIPGLRGREPKEISLKNLSKIIHARVVEIIEQVYAEIKLYGHEDPKKKLIAGIVLTGGGAQLQHIKQLVEYITGMDTRIGYPNEHLAGDSDEELSSPLYATAVGLVMNSIRNNTKSATPFVEMKKEEPVVVRSQVVVEEPVIEEEKEEPKATQPIKHETTDDKIKRSFFDKYIDKIKEFLDNAE
- the ftsZ gene encoding cell division protein FtsZ, giving the protein MSEFGNISFDLPKNQSNVIKVIGVGGGGSNAINHMFKQGIKGVDFVVCNTDSQALQNSPVPNKIQLGVSLTEGLGAGANPEVGQQSAIESIAEIEKMLDSNTKMVFITAGMGGGTGTGAAPVIAQLAKERDILTVGIVTIPFQFEGKVRSEQALAGVERLRKQVDSLVVINNNKLREVYGNLGFKAGFSKADEVLSTASRGIAEVITHHYTQNIDLKDAKTVLSNSGTAIMGSATASGPERAKQAIMSALDSPLLNDNKITGAKNVLLLIVSGTDEANEITIDEIGEINDFIQSEAGYNANIIMGVGEEEALGEAISVTVIATGFNVEQQAEIVNTEPKKIIHSLEDEQKIVHELMNKTASNITVNNPIFETPKVEEVKADIINPICDEVVEEKIVFTLEEEVEEPKFEIHTPVAPAMDLVPTSELIKNIDVTFEVITPNVAPTFEIITPQIREIEVKDPEFVVAKEEEISFSLDLFATKEEVKEVTQQDTIVFELTPETRQMEVKDPINVVPVTEVNQNGIIKYSLEDYLEKENELVASKPVEVVNEPLDEELNFTMKTNTPKVEDTIQLDNVSPIEMSIEETLKFRAEERKRKMKEFNHKFNNNAQIDEFERVPAYKRMGLDVASQPNTANNQSRMSLGTDSNDDIQLRSNNSFLHDNVD